A single window of Narcine bancroftii isolate sNarBan1 chromosome 1, sNarBan1.hap1, whole genome shotgun sequence DNA harbors:
- the LOC138753795 gene encoding uncharacterized protein — MQEVTAEIRGMLWAIVSDDLQHDCLHQERQAEQEERIVCCYLEMERQEREADRRERQRIKDSFARMISNIHQEMQAPTGLMMVLISMLSAPAGLQPPSSSLQPPPSSRLPTPSAHLPPLSSLLFPPASSLHHQPSFLHHLLISLHSQHTVFHNLPSFLHHLPGSMDHLIYDPAPIAPNYSTLAEGDDSFNSPLTSPLLLLLEKEI, encoded by the coding sequence ATGCAGGAGGTCACCGCGGAGATCAGGGGAATGCTGTGGGCGATCGTCAGTGATGACTTGCAGCATGACTGCCTGCATCAGGAGAGGCAAGCAGAGCAGGAGGAGAGGATAGTGTGTTGCTACCTAGAGATGGAGAGGCAAGAACGGGAGGCTGACCGGCGGGAGCGCCAGAGAATCAAGGACAGTTTCGCGCGGATGATCTCCAACATTCATCAGGAGATGCAGGCCCCGACAGGCCTAATGATGGTCCTGATCTCCATGCTTAGTGCTCCTGCAGGCCTCCAGcctccttcctcttccctccagcctcctccctcctcccgtcTCCCTACACCATCTGCTCACCTCCCTCCActatcctccctcctcttccctccaGCCTCCTCTCTCCACCATCAGCCCTCCTTCCTACACCATCTGCTCATCTCCCTCCACTCTCAACACACCGTCTTCCACAATCTGCCCTCCTTCCTCCATCATCTTCCTGGTTCAATGGACCATCTAATTTACGATCCTGCCCCCATAGCACCAAATTATTCCACGCTGGCTGAAGGAGACGATTCTTTTAACTCTCCTCTTACCTCCCCACTCCTTCTcttattagaaaaagaaatttag